From the genome of Leptotrichia sp. HSP-342:
TTATTCCTCTTCCACTTCGTCTATGCCCTACCGAAAGCAGTACTCCCAGCCAGCATAAAAATGTACTTGCAAATGGTCCTATAAGTCTTTGGTAAATTTCTACCTGTGCTTTTAATGCAGTTTCCTTTTCTTCAGGATTTTTTATATTCTGTTTATAAAATTCATTCAATTCTTTTATATCCATCTCTTTACGGCTTTTTTTTACTTCTTTCTTATTTTCCCTAAAAAAAGTAGTGATTGGTATTTCCTGCTCCTGATATAAAGCAGAAACTTGACTATTACCGTCTTTATCAAAAGCGTATCCTTTTACTTTCTTCAATCTTATAATTCCTGGATCAAATTTTGCATTTTCTGCAAGAAATACTATTGGATAAGGATTATTACCTCGTTTATTTATAATCAGAAAGTTTTTAGCTGTAGCTTTTTCATTATTTACTTCATCAATGTAAAATCCAAAGCCTTTTTCCTCATTTGTCAAAAAAACTTTTTCTTCTGACAATGAACTTGGTTTTGAAGCTAGAATTTGTTTTGTCTGTGCATTTATATTTTTTAAGGCACGGGGATTTACATATATTTCAAGTCCTAAACCAATCAATGTCAATATTATTCCAAAAATAAATGCTGGTCGAATTATTCTAAAAAGTCCTATTCCAGAACCTTCCATTGCAACAATTTCATTCGTTTCTGAAAGTCCTCCATAAACAAGCATTACCCCAAGAAATGCTCCCATAGGTATTGTTTGTACAAGAACTCCTGGTATAGCATAAAATAGATAGTCTATTATAGATATAAATGGCAAATCACTTGCAAACAGACGTTCCATAACTTCCATTATCACATTTAACATCATAATAAATGTAAATATGCTAATTCCAAATATTGACGGCAAAAAAAGTGAATTGTAAATATATCTGTCAATTATTTTCATTTTTATCAATTTTCCTTTTTTATTTTTCTTTTTATCTTATAATCATTTTTTTATTTCTGTACCAAGGTGTTTATTCAATATCTTTTGTTTTTTCAAATTTATCTGGTTTTGGATTTTTATAATTATTTAAAACGTCATCTATTACTTCTTTCTCTCTCTGGCTAACAACATATCTTTCCACATCATCTTTTATGAATTTTGGAAAAGAATCTGCAAATTTTAATGCATGTTTTGTCATAAACTGAACAGAAAGGCTTTTGTCCCTTATTTCACGTATTCTTTTACTTCCTATAGATCCTGTAATTACTGTAATATAAACAATAACTGCAACAAAGAATAACTCCATTATTCCGAATATCATTCCAGAAAATTTATCAAATCTTTTTATTTTTATACTTTTTAAAAATTTTCTATTAGCTATAAGAACGACAGAATAGATAATACATTGGACTAAAACTATAATAACAAAAATTTTTAACTGATTTTGAGGTTTAATTTTCTCTGAATTAAAAAAAAGTTTACAAATATAATTTGTTATAAAAATAATAAAAATATATTTAAACATATTGAAAAATTCCAAAGAGAATCCTCTTCTATATCCAAGAAAAATAAATATTATCAGTAAAACTATAAAGCCAATATCCAGCATCATTTTCCCTACCTCTATTTTTCCACATAAATTCTAGGTACTCTCTGACTTATTCCACATAAAATCTCATACGAAATAGTATTACATAAATCAGCAACCTCTACAACACTTATATTTTCACCAAAAAATTCTACAACATCGCCTTTTTTAGCTTCATTTTTCAATTCTTCAGGAAGTAAAATTATAAGCTGATCCATACAGACACGCCCTACAATCTCACATTTATATCCTTTATAAAAAACATACCCTTTATTTGACAAGTCACGCCTTACTCCGTCAGCATATCCAATAGAAACTGTAGCATAGGTCTTTCCAGCTTTTCCTTTATAAGTATTTCCATAACTTATAAAACTATCTTCCTTTAATGTCTTTATATAGCTGATTTTTGCAAAGAGAGACATTACTGGCTTAAATTTATACGGAGCTGTTTCTTCGTCTGTAACCCCTCCATAAAGTATAATTCCCACTCTCACAAAATCTTCTATGCTATCTTGAAACTTCAAAGTTCCAAAACTGTTGTGCAGATGTCTGTATTTTATTGATGATATTCCACTTGATATTTTTTCACACATTGCTTTAAATTTACTTTCCTGCAATTTTGTATAGTCTTTGTCACTATCCGATGATGAAAAATGCGAGAAAATTCCTATTGGATTAATATGACTGGCATTTTTAAGAATTTCATTCAGTTTTTCAGTCTCACTTTCCTGAAAGCCTACACGTCCCATTCCAGTATCTATCTTTATAAACACATCTGTAGTTTTCCCTTTTTCTTTTCCAGTTTTTTCCAAATATTCTATTTCCTCAAAATCTGTTACCATAAAATAAATATTTTTATCAGCAATCAAATCCATGTACTCATTTTCCACAGGTCCTAATATCAGCACCATAATATCATCATGAAGTTCTTTTATTTTAAGCGCTTCGTCACTTGTTGCAACTGCAAAATTCTTAATCCCTTTTTTTATAAGAGCATTACAAATTTCAAGCATCCCATGTCCATAAGCATCTGCTTTTATAACTGCTATTATTTTGTCTTTTGTCACAATTTTTTTTATCTCATCAATATTGCTATACAAATTATTTATATTTATTTCTGCCCAGCATCGCATTTTTCAATTCACCTTCTAAATTTATCATTTTGATTATACTAGCACTTTATCTTTTTCATCATATCCATTTACTGTTTTACCAGAACTTTTTATAACATCTTTAACTTTAGGCTCATTTTTACCTTTTTTCATTATATAAACCAAAGGACTTGCTACAAATACTGATGAATAAGTTCCAACAAGCATTCCTACAAATAGAGTCATACTAAATGTTTTTAATGTATCTCCACCTAAAATCAGAAGTACAATTACTGAAAATAGAGTTGTCAATGAAGTATAAATTGATCTTGTGAACACTTGATTTATTGATTTTTCAATAACTAGATCAAATGGTTCCACAGTTTTATTTTTACCTTTTCTATTTTTCTGAATATTTTCACGAATTCTATCAAATACAACAATCGTATCGTTAATAGAGTATCCTAAAATTGTAAGAATTGCAGCTATAAATGGAGTATCGATTTCATATTTAAGTAGCGCAATAACTCCAAAGGCAATAATAACATCGTGAATAAGCGCTATAACTCCTGCCAGAGCATAAACAAACTCAAATCTTATAGTAACATAAATAATAATCAGTATACTTCCTATTATTAAAGACTGAATAGCATTTGCAGTTAATTCCTTACCGATTACTGCTCCCACAGTTTCATTTTTTACAACTTCATATTTACCAGTTTTTTTACTTAACTCTGACATTATTTTTGTTTTTTGCGTATTATCAAGCTGCTCTGTTCTTATGATAACAGTATTGTCTGTATCTGAAAACTGAACTCTTTTGGCCTTTAATTTAGGAATTTCGCCAATTAAACTGTTTAATGTCTCATTTACTGCATTTTGATCAATTTTCTTATCATATTTTAATTGAATTAATTCTCCACCTTTAAAATCTACACCAAGATTTAGCTTTATTACAAATAGCGAAATCAATGAAATTATAACCATTATTGCTGAAATACCTAAAAAAAGGTTTCTACGTTGTATAACTTTTAAATTAATCTTCATTCAAAGCTCCTTTCCAGAACAGCTGTTCTCTTTTTATGTTAAATGTTTTTATGAATAATTTTAAAAATATTTTTGAAACAAATACTCCTGTAATTACAGTAGCAACCACACCAAGCGCCAATGTTACTGCGAATCCTTTAATTGGTCCAGTTCCTAGGAAAAATAGCACAGCCGCCACAAGCATTGTAGTCAGATTTCCGTCAATTATGGCAGGAAAGGCATTTTCATAACCTCTTTCAACCGCATCATGAAGCGATTCTCCAAGCCGCAACTCTTCCTTTATTCTCTCATAAGTAATTACATTTGAATCAACTGCCATTCCTAATGTTAAAATAAACCCTGCAATTCCAGGAAGTGTCAACGCCGCACCGATTCCGCTAAGTAATCCTAAAACTAGAACTCCATTTATTAAAAGTGCTATATCTGCAACAATTCCAGGTATTTTATAAATAGCAATCATAAATACTGAAATTACACCTAAGGCAATCAGCCCAGCTATTCCAGTCTGTCTTATCGAATCTACTCCAAGTGTTGCTCCAACTGTTCTATTTTCAACAATTTTAATTTCCACAGGCAATGCCCCTGATTTTAACAGATTTGCTAGATTATTGGCTTCTTCGATTGAAAATCTTCCAGTTATGATTCCACTTCCTCCATTAATTTCACTGTTAATTGTAGGTGCTGACTGTTCTTTGTTATCAAGCATTATTGCCAGCTGTTTTCCTATATTCTCCCTTGTAATCTTAGCAAAAGTATTTGCTCCTTGTGAATTTAATTCAAAACTTACAGAAGGCATCCCAACCTGATCTCTAGAAACTCCTGCTGTCTTTAATGCGGAACCTTCTAATAAAACAGGCCCGTAACCGTCCTTATTTTTTATTCTAAACTCAAGTTTCGCTGTTGTACCAATCAATTCAATAGCCTTTTGAGGATCTTTTATCCCCGCAAGCTCCACTATCAATTTGTCATTTCCACTAAGCTGAATAACAGGCTCAGCAACTCCAATACTATTTACCCTTCTTTCAATAATATTTTTAACCTTGCTCATTGTATCAGGCTCAATTTTTCCCTGTGCCTGTAATACAACTGATGTTCCACCACGTAAATCAAGTCCCAGTTTTACTTTATTAAAGTACAAAATAAGAGCTGGAACAAAAATTACCAAAAGTAACCAAACATAATGTGATTTTTTATTCTGCATTTTTTCATCCTTTCTTTTTTATTTTATTTAAATAACTATTCTTATAAATATGTTTAATACATTTTAAAATAAATATATTTTTATTACTTTTTAAGTTTTATTTATTTTTAAGTTTATTTAAGCAAGGACATCAAACGCCATGTCCTTGCATCCCGGCTTTACGCAAAACTTTCTTATAAAAGAAAAATAGAACTCGCTTTTCAATTTCAATTATTTTTAATATAAATAATTAAATATATTTCAAGATTTATTCCAAAAGCTCAAACAGCTATTTTTCTTTTAATGAAATTTTGCTTATTTTAAAATACATCAACGCTTATAATAAAATTTAATTGTTATCCTAATTAAAAATTTTATATTTAGAGTTTTTAAGACAATGTATCAAGATATTTCTGCAAAATTATTGACGCTGCAACCATATCTACTACTTTTCTACGTTCTTTTCCATTCTTTTTGGAATAGTTTTTTAGATAATGCTCAGCCTCTGTTGTTGTGTAACGCTCATCTACAAAGATAATCTGAATATTTGGAATACTCTTTTTCAATTCTTCCACAAATTCCTCTACTTTTTCCACCTGACGTTTTTTTGTGCCATCAAGGCTCTTTGGCATTCCCACAACAACTTTTTTTGTGCCTTCATCATCTAGTATTTCCTTTATTCTTTCAACAGGATTTGTCTTTGTTCTGTCAATTACTTCGAGAGCAGTTGCAAGAATTCCCAAAGGGTCACATTTTGCAACTCCAATTCTGACATCTCCCACATCTAATCCAATAAATTTTTTCATTTTTATTTCTCATTTCTTAAACAATTTGCCATTTTATAGACTTAATAAAATTATTTTTTAGATTATCTTGAAAGGGGAAGATTTCCCCCTTACTTAATAATATCTGCTTTAGTAAAAATCTAAACCTGTATATCTAAAAATAAATTTATTATAATTTTTCAGTTACAAATTCAAATGCTTTTTCAACAGCTTCTTTTACAGCACTTCCATCTTTTCCACCAGCCTGTGCAAAGTCAGGACGTCCTCCACCGTTTCCGCCAGCGACTTGTGCTGCAACTTTTACTATTTCTCCAGCCTTCACTTTTGAAATCAAGTCTTTTGTAACTCCAACTACGAAAATTGCCTTTCCATTGTTATTTGTTCCCAAAATGATGATTCCAGACTGCATCTTTTCTTTTCCTCTGTCTACAATCTCTTTCAGTTCATCAACATTTTTATCTTCAAATGAAGATTTTAGTACTTTCACACCATTTACTGCTTCAACATTTTCCAGCATTTCATTAATTTCATATTTTACAAGTTTTGTTTGCATTTCTTCATGCACTTTTACTGCAGCTTTCATATCTCCAATATATTTTTCGATAATATCAACAACATTTTTTTCGTCTGTTCTAAAAATATCAGATATTTCTTTTATTTTTTCTTCAAGCCTATTTACATAATTTAAGCTCTTATGTCCAGTTGTGGCTGTAATTCTACGTGTTCCAGAAGCAATTCCGCTTTCAGACTCAATATTGAATAATCCTATTTCTCCAGTTGATTTAACGTGTGTTCCTCCACAAAGCTCGATAGAATATCCGTCAATTTCAACAACACGGACTATATCTCCATATTTGTCTGAAAATAATGCCATTGCTCCTCTTGTTTTTGCATCTTCAATATTTTCATAATTTATTTTTACTTGTAAATTTGATAAAATAATGTCATTTACACCTTTTTCAATTTTTTCAATCATTTCTGGACTGATTGCTTCATAATGTGAAAAGTCAAATCTTAATTTTTCGTCATCCACAAGCGATCCAGACTGCTCTACATGTGTTCCTAGATTTTCTCTTAAAACTTTGTGTAAAATATGTGTAGCTGTATGATTTCTCTGAATATCTTTTCTACGGTTTACATCAATTTGCATTTTCACTTCCACGCCTACCGCTGGAGCAATTCCCCTTGTGATTTCAACCTGATGAATAAAGATATCATGTTTTTTAACCACATTTACAACTTTTCCTTCAAATTCTCCAGAAGTGATAATTCCTGTATCAGCAACTTGCCCTCCAGATTCAGCATAAAATGGTGTTTTATCAAAAATCATCTCATATCCTGAGATTCCTTCACTTTTGGCAATATGTAAAAGCGTGCTTTTTTCCTCAAAATTTTGTGAATATCCAGTAAATTCAGTTTTTCCATGTTTTTCAAAAAATTCATCTATAAATTCATCTTTTATCATATCAGAAATTGTTGTTCTGCTATCCTTTGAACGTTGCACCTGTTCTGCCAGTTTTTTCTCAAATTCTTCTTCTGATGCTTCAAATCCTTGATTTTCCAAGATTAATTTTGTAAGTTCAAATGGGAATCCAAAAGTATCATATAACTTAAAAGTCAGTTCAGCTGGCAATTCCTTCTGATTTTCTGCTTTTAATTTCTGAATTTCTTCTTCCAGCATTTCAGTTCCATTTTTCAAAGTTGTTGCAAATCTTTCTTCCTCCAGTCTTATAACTTTTTCAATATATTCTTGCTTTTCAGCTAATTCTGGGTATGCTTCATTCATTGTTTCAAGAACATAAGGCACTAATTTATAAAGAAATATATCTTCTTTTTCAAAAACTTTCTGTTTTGCAGAACTTCCAGCTCCAAAAGCACGTCTTATAATTTTTCTTAAAATATATCCACGTCCTTCGTTTGACGGCAATACTCCATCTCCAATCAAAAATACTGAGGCTCTAACGTGATCGGCAATAATTTTTACTGCTTCCTCACTTTTATTTCCTTGAATTTCAAGTACAGACTTTATCCCTTTTGTAATATTTGTAAATAAATCTGTATCAAAGTTGTTATCCTTGTTTTGCACAACTGAAGCAATTCTCTCAAGTCCTGCCCCTGTGTCAATATTTTTTTCTGGAAGCGGTACAAGTGAACCGTCTTCAAGCCTGTTCCATTCAGTAAATACCAAATTCCAGATTTCTAAAAATCTATCTCCGTCATCTCCTGGCTTTCTGTCAACTTCTTCGTTATTTTTTCCCATATTCTGAGTATCGTAATAAATCTCGCTGCAAGGCCCGCAAGAACCTACAGGTCCTGCTGCCCACCAGTTATCCTCTTCTCCAAGCCTAACAATTCTTTCTGATGGCACTCCAATTTCCTTGTTCCAGATTTCATAAGCCTCATCATCTGTTTTATACACAGATACCCAAAGTCTGTCCTCTTCCAGTTTCAATACTTTCGTTATATACTCCCAAGACCATTCAATAGCTTCCTTTTTAAAATAATCTCCAAACGAGAAATTTCCTAACATTTCAAAAAACGTATGATGTCTAGGCGTTCTTCCAACATTTTCCAAATCATTAGTTCTAATACATTTCTGATAAGTCGTAATCCTTTTAAATGGTGCCTCCTTTTCTCCCAAGAAAAACGGTTTAAACGGTACCATTCCTGCTACAGTCAGCAATAAGCTCTTATCATCTGGTATAAGCGACGCACTTTCAAAATGTTTATGCTCTTTTGATTTAAAAAAATCTACAAAACTTTTTCTTATTTCATTTCCTGTCATTATTTGTTTGAGATTGTCAAAACAATCCCGCTCCTTTCCTATTGTATCTTTATTTTATTATTGTAAAATTATTATTTTCAACCAGTATTGCTTCTTTATTATTAATCAATTTCAAATCCAATTTATCTTTATATAATTCAACCATATTTCTCGAACCTTCCACAAAAGGCTCTTCTTCAAAATGAGGAACTATGTAAAAGTCTACTAGATTTAATCCTGTATAATCATCTAATTCTGTTGCCAAAGTCTTATCATCCACTATAGAGGCATACTCTATGTCAGGAGCCGCTATTACTGAACCTGCCGATTCTCCAATATATAACAGTCCATTTTCTATTCTTTCCTTTAAATAAGGTATTAAATTTTTTCTTTTTAATTCTTGCAATAAATAAAATGTATTTCCACCAGAAATAAAAATTATTTTCGCTTCTGACAATTTCTCTTTTGCAGTCTTTTCTGAAAAAATAGAAACATCAAAATTTTCCACTTCATAACCAAAATCTTCAAATGCCTTTTGAGTAAGATGTATGTATTTTTTATATTCGTCTACATTAGTTGCTGTGGGAATAAATAGTATTTTTTTACTTTCAGTATTTTTATTCAAAAAATTTTTTACAAGTTCTATACTTTCGTATAAAGACGATGTTAAAATCATATTTTTCAAAAAAATCATCCTCTCTAATCAAGCTTGAAGTTATCCCCAAGATACACTCTTCTAGCTGTTTCATCATTTGCAATCTGCTGTCCTGTTCCTGCAATCAGAATTGTACCTTCTGCCATTATGTAAGCTCTTTCCGTAATCCTCAATGTTTCACGCACGTTATGATCGGTAATCAATATTCCGAGTCCACGTTCCTTTAACTGCATTATTATATTCTGAATATCCTCAACTGCAATCGGATCTACTCCCGCAAAAGGCTCATCAAGCAGTATAAAGTCTGGATTTGTAGAAATAGTTCTAGCAATCTCCACACGTCTACGTTCCCCTCCAGAAAGTGCATATCCCAAGCTTTTTGCTACATGAGATAATTTAAATTCCTCAATTAAATTCTGCATTGTAGCAATTCTTTCTTTCTTTTTGACTCCTCGCATCTCTAAAACTGACACAATATTTTCCTCCACAGTCAAGTTTCTAAAAACAGAGGCCTCCTGTGGCAAATATCCAAGTCCTAATCTAGCTCTCTTATACATAGGCAAAGTTGTAATTTCCTCTCCGTTGTACATTACTCTTCCATGATTTGGCCTTACAATGCCTGTAATCATGTAAAAAGTAGTTGTCTTTCCTGCTCCATTAGGTCCAAGAAGTCCTACAACTTCTCCCTTTTCCATCGACAGGCTCACACTTTTTACAACTTCCCTGTTTTTATATATCTTTTTCAAGCTATCGGCTTCTATACTAATTTTTCTAGCCATATTTTCTCCTATTTCATCATTATCATTCAAACAATTTTACTTTTATAAGTTATTACTTCGCTATATTATAAATCATTTTTACTTTTTTTTCTACTTTTTTTTAAAATTTACAAGCTTTCTAAAATTATTATTTTATCTTTCTATCCAAATACTCTACATTCAAATATATTATACTATGCAAAATTATAAAAAATATAACCATAAAAGTATTAATAAATTCCCCAGCAATTACACCAAAATTAGAAATTAAGAGTAACAAGTTAATACCTAGCTCTTCAAAAAGTGAAACTATTGGAAGTAAAAAAATAAATATTGCTGAAAAAGAAAAAACAAAACAAAGAATACCAGGAAATACCATTTTTAATTTATTTCCTTTAATTAAATGCAAATTATAATCCCAAGATTCTCTTAAATCAAATGGTCTTGCAGAAAATAACGGTATGAAGTAAAATAAGTAAATCCAAAAAATTACTAGCACCACCAAAGACACTATTCCAAAAGCTAAATTAAATTCATCCAAAAACAAAGGAAAAGGCAAATATCGAAATATGTAACTAATTATGTAATATATCAAATATAAAAGGAAAAATTTTGAGGCTGATTTATCTAATCTTGAATAATTTTTCTCTTCTATTTTAAAAATTATTTTTTGATAAAACAGAAAAAATGCCAAATAATAACAAAATTTAAAAATTTGAAGTATATTTGTAAATGATGAAATTCCAGTACTCACACTGATAAATCCTATAGTAATTTTGACACAAGATATAAAAAAGAAAAAAAGTATCCACCACACATCATTCTTGTCAAATATAAATTTCCCTAATACAAAAAAAGTATATCTTATTTGTTGAAAAATATTTAAATTCTTTTCTGTTAATTTCTCCTGTAATTCTTTCATATCCATATTTTTTTATAATTCCTTTCTTTTTTAGTTTTATTTAATAAAATCTTAAATACATATTTAAAGAAAAGTGAGTATTCTCTACCCACTTTTTCCATATTATTAAAATTGTTTTTGATAAGATGCACCGCCATATCTTAATGTTGCCACATTTCTATCTCCATTTTTACTCCAAGAAATCGGTACATCTATTGTTCCTTTATTTACGTTTACTCTTACTGATGAAGGTAAATTTCCACCATCTTCTGGAACATAAATATTTTTTGCAGCTCTAACGAGCATTTCGTGAGCTGATTCTGTTGGAACACTTACATTAAATGTTCTTTCTGCTGTATCTACACCAGCTTTAGCTATCGCAGTTAAAGTTACTCCTCTGCTTCCTCCTCCATAAAATTGTTTGTTA
Proteins encoded in this window:
- the lptB gene encoding LPS export ABC transporter ATP-binding protein; translated protein: MARKISIEADSLKKIYKNREVVKSVSLSMEKGEVVGLLGPNGAGKTTTFYMITGIVRPNHGRVMYNGEEITTLPMYKRARLGLGYLPQEASVFRNLTVEENIVSVLEMRGVKKKERIATMQNLIEEFKLSHVAKSLGYALSGGERRRVEIARTISTNPDFILLDEPFAGVDPIAVEDIQNIIMQLKERGLGILITDHNVRETLRITERAYIMAEGTILIAGTGQQIANDETARRVYLGDNFKLD
- a CDS encoding LptF/LptG family permease, which translates into the protein MKIIDRYIYNSLFLPSIFGISIFTFIMMLNVIMEVMERLFASDLPFISIIDYLFYAIPGVLVQTIPMGAFLGVMLVYGGLSETNEIVAMEGSGIGLFRIIRPAFIFGIILTLIGLGLEIYVNPRALKNINAQTKQILASKPSSLSEEKVFLTNEEKGFGFYIDEVNNEKATAKNFLIINKRGNNPYPIVFLAENAKFDPGIIRLKKVKGYAFDKDGNSQVSALYQEQEIPITTFFRENKKEVKKSRKEMDIKELNEFYKQNIKNPEEKETALKAQVEIYQRLIGPFASTFLCWLGVLLSVGHRRSGRGISFGISLIVIFGYIGMASYAKIMVLKNNVPANIAMWVPNFVLFIMCIYFSIKKYKGN
- the alr gene encoding alanine racemase, encoding MRCWAEININNLYSNIDEIKKIVTKDKIIAVIKADAYGHGMLEICNALIKKGIKNFAVATSDEALKIKELHDDIMVLILGPVENEYMDLIADKNIYFMVTDFEEIEYLEKTGKEKGKTTDVFIKIDTGMGRVGFQESETEKLNEILKNASHINPIGIFSHFSSSDSDKDYTKLQESKFKAMCEKISSGISSIKYRHLHNSFGTLKFQDSIEDFVRVGIILYGGVTDEETAPYKFKPVMSLFAKISYIKTLKEDSFISYGNTYKGKAGKTYATVSIGYADGVRRDLSNKGYVFYKGYKCEIVGRVCMDQLIILLPEELKNEAKKGDVVEFFGENISVVEVADLCNTISYEILCGISQRVPRIYVEK
- the alaS gene encoding alanine--tRNA ligase; translation: MTGNEIRKSFVDFFKSKEHKHFESASLIPDDKSLLLTVAGMVPFKPFFLGEKEAPFKRITTYQKCIRTNDLENVGRTPRHHTFFEMLGNFSFGDYFKKEAIEWSWEYITKVLKLEEDRLWVSVYKTDDEAYEIWNKEIGVPSERIVRLGEEDNWWAAGPVGSCGPCSEIYYDTQNMGKNNEEVDRKPGDDGDRFLEIWNLVFTEWNRLEDGSLVPLPEKNIDTGAGLERIASVVQNKDNNFDTDLFTNITKGIKSVLEIQGNKSEEAVKIIADHVRASVFLIGDGVLPSNEGRGYILRKIIRRAFGAGSSAKQKVFEKEDIFLYKLVPYVLETMNEAYPELAEKQEYIEKVIRLEEERFATTLKNGTEMLEEEIQKLKAENQKELPAELTFKLYDTFGFPFELTKLILENQGFEASEEEFEKKLAEQVQRSKDSRTTISDMIKDEFIDEFFEKHGKTEFTGYSQNFEEKSTLLHIAKSEGISGYEMIFDKTPFYAESGGQVADTGIITSGEFEGKVVNVVKKHDIFIHQVEITRGIAPAVGVEVKMQIDVNRRKDIQRNHTATHILHKVLRENLGTHVEQSGSLVDDEKLRFDFSHYEAISPEMIEKIEKGVNDIILSNLQVKINYENIEDAKTRGAMALFSDKYGDIVRVVEIDGYSIELCGGTHVKSTGEIGLFNIESESGIASGTRRITATTGHKSLNYVNRLEEKIKEISDIFRTDEKNVVDIIEKYIGDMKAAVKVHEEMQTKLVKYEINEMLENVEAVNGVKVLKSSFEDKNVDELKEIVDRGKEKMQSGIIILGTNNNGKAIFVVGVTKDLISKVKAGEIVKVAAQVAGGNGGGRPDFAQAGGKDGSAVKEAVEKAFEFVTEKL
- the secD gene encoding protein translocase subunit SecD, translating into MQNKKSHYVWLLLVIFVPALILYFNKVKLGLDLRGGTSVVLQAQGKIEPDTMSKVKNIIERRVNSIGVAEPVIQLSGNDKLIVELAGIKDPQKAIELIGTTAKLEFRIKNKDGYGPVLLEGSALKTAGVSRDQVGMPSVSFELNSQGANTFAKITRENIGKQLAIMLDNKEQSAPTINSEINGGSGIITGRFSIEEANNLANLLKSGALPVEIKIVENRTVGATLGVDSIRQTGIAGLIALGVISVFMIAIYKIPGIVADIALLINGVLVLGLLSGIGAALTLPGIAGFILTLGMAVDSNVITYERIKEELRLGESLHDAVERGYENAFPAIIDGNLTTMLVAAVLFFLGTGPIKGFAVTLALGVVATVITGVFVSKIFLKLFIKTFNIKREQLFWKGALNED
- the secF gene encoding protein translocase subunit SecF; translation: MKINLKVIQRRNLFLGISAIMVIISLISLFVIKLNLGVDFKGGELIQLKYDKKIDQNAVNETLNSLIGEIPKLKAKRVQFSDTDNTVIIRTEQLDNTQKTKIMSELSKKTGKYEVVKNETVGAVIGKELTANAIQSLIIGSILIIIYVTIRFEFVYALAGVIALIHDVIIAFGVIALLKYEIDTPFIAAILTILGYSINDTIVVFDRIRENIQKNRKGKNKTVEPFDLVIEKSINQVFTRSIYTSLTTLFSVIVLLILGGDTLKTFSMTLFVGMLVGTYSSVFVASPLVYIMKKGKNEPKVKDVIKSSGKTVNGYDEKDKVLV
- the ruvX gene encoding Holliday junction resolvase RuvX; protein product: MKKFIGLDVGDVRIGVAKCDPLGILATALEVIDRTKTNPVERIKEILDDEGTKKVVVGMPKSLDGTKKRQVEKVEEFVEELKKSIPNIQIIFVDERYTTTEAEHYLKNYSKKNGKERRKVVDMVAASIILQKYLDTLS
- a CDS encoding CvpA family protein produces the protein MMLDIGFIVLLIIFIFLGYRRGFSLEFFNMFKYIFIIFITNYICKLFFNSEKIKPQNQLKIFVIIVLVQCIIYSVVLIANRKFLKSIKIKRFDKFSGMIFGIMELFFVAVIVYITVITGSIGSKRIREIRDKSLSVQFMTKHALKFADSFPKFIKDDVERYVVSQREKEVIDDVLNNYKNPKPDKFEKTKDIE
- a CDS encoding Type 1 glutamine amidotransferase-like domain-containing protein; protein product: MKNMILTSSLYESIELVKNFLNKNTESKKILFIPTATNVDEYKKYIHLTQKAFEDFGYEVENFDVSIFSEKTAKEKLSEAKIIFISGGNTFYLLQELKRKNLIPYLKERIENGLLYIGESAGSVIAAPDIEYASIVDDKTLATELDDYTGLNLVDFYIVPHFEEEPFVEGSRNMVELYKDKLDLKLINNKEAILVENNNFTIIK